TAGAGCAGATGCTGCGTGGCATTGAGTTCTGGATCATCTCATAGCAATCTTTCTACACCTTAGAAAGAAGTTGTGTCTCGATAGAAGCGCAGGTCAGTATGCCGACTTTCgttcctttccccctcctcgTTTCTGttctgttgttgttttcccTCCCTGCtgtttcctctccttcctaTTTCTTCCACCCGCCATACATGATAAGCCTGGAAGATCAGGCGCGTATTCCTTCATCCATGTCCTTGTTTACCATCCCACTATATCGTCGTTTCACGGAAGCTTTCAAGGATGGGTGGCTCCAAGGTCGCAGAGAACCGAAGATGCGCCTGCCGGTTTGGCCTTCTTCTGACCATCTGGCCCGTCGTATGCTGACTTTTACCTCAATGCAGAGCTAAGGCTTATCCGGAAGGTTTAGCGcgttttggctttggggtCTCATCTGAGCTTAAACAGAGAGTGCTGCATAACGAGAAGTTTGGACAGCCGTTACAAAAGACATTCTTTGCACCTGGTAGCAGTTTCGCTTCAAAAGAAGTCTGTCCTTGTGAACGGACCCGTTGCATTTGCTCAAAAGCGCCTCGTGACCCTTTCCACACTAGTTCTTCGAGGCACCTCCACTCGCCTATTGTAAAACCATTCAAGAGCGCATCGAGGAAGGCCAGTAAGTCGATAGGCTCTCTTAGCCTAACTTCGGCTATCAAAAGTCTTTTTGGTCACGGGAGAAGAAAACCCGAGTTGAAAGATCAAGGCGACTTCTGGGAAAGGTATTACCAATCCTACAGAGAAGGGCCACCCTATCATACGCGACAAGTCTCAAACCCACTTTCTCCAGCGCGCCTCAGGAAACGAAAACCACGCTCAACAAGTGACCTTTTACATAGAAGATCAGGCAGTGTTGGGCAGAAGTGTTACTCCCGGCCCGGAGAAAGTGAATTTCCCATCTCGCAGTCGTCGCAGTATTCCTCACCTTACCACCAAACCTCCTACCCCGCCGACTATTTCTCACTCTCTCCACACGACGAGCCTATTGACGAAACAGCTCCAATCCAGAAGCTGAATTCTCGGGGCCTGGCCGAAGAGCAAGCAGTCAAAAGCCAGGACTCGTTacttcctccaacaccgGAGCCCTTGAGATATTGCGATCTGCGTGAAAACAAGACAGTCTTTCCCAAGCCCTCGATCTCTACCATGGATCCTCCTCGTGGCTCTAAGTTCCTGGACCCGACGTCTGCCATGGCCGCTATTACGAAGCACAAAGCAGAGGCCATCAAGCTTGCGCGTGAGCAGGGCGTCGCGGTCCAGGAGATGTGTCGTAGAGCGAAAACTGATACTCCCCCGTATGAATTCGAGGAGTTGATTGGCAAAGGTGCTTATGGTCGCGTTTACAAAGGCCACCAACTGCCCTCGCGCAAAGTGGTTGCGATCAAAGTCATGGATATTGATTCGTTGGACTACAAGAGTGTTCGGGACTTCCGCGACGAATCTATAAAAGACTTCATTCATGAGACGAAGGTCATGAAACAGGTTAAAGATTCAGgagcaaagaatatcaacgaAATAATTGAAGCTATCTCTATTCACTCGCAGCTGTGGTTGGTGTGTGAGTACTGCCCCGGTGGAAGCGTCAGGACATTGGTAAGTCTGCACTTTCTTACCCCCCTTATAGCCCACcgtgctttttctttgatcatCTGGTGTCCGGACGACCGAAGCTTGCTTATTACTTCAATTGCTGATTATATAAGATGAGAGCTACGGGTGATCAACTTGATGAAAAGTTTCTCATCCCTGTAGCCCGTGAGCTTGCTGCTGGCTTACGTGCTATCCACGACGCTGGCATCATTCACCGAGATATCAAAGGTAAGATCGATTTTGGACAGTATCAAACCTACGGACGCTAATATTCTCACAAAGCGGCCAATATCCTGATTCACGAGGAGGGTCGATTGCAAATTTGCGACTTCGGTGTGGCTGGAGTGCTACAATCACAGTTGGACAAGCGGTCGACCTGGATTGGAACACCCCACTGGATGCCACCAGAGATGTTTTCTACGCGCGGCGAAGCACACAAATATGGTAGCGAGGTTAGATTTCCTAGTCTCTGACATAGCATGACATACTAACCGGGATAGATCGATGTATGGGCCTATGGCTGCACGCTGTTCGAAATCGCAACGGGAAACCCCCCGAACTCAAATTTGCGAGAGCGAATGCAGATAGGAAGACAACTTAACCGCGTCGCTCCCAAATTGGAAAATGCCAAATACAGTGAAGGGCTTAAAGACATTGTCTCTTATGTGTTAGAATCAAACCCTTCTAATCGACCAACCATGGCAGACGTACAATTGCATGCATATATTGCGGATACTGAGGAGGCCTATCCCACAGCGTCTCTGAGTGAGCTAGTGCGAATCTATTATCAGTGGTCGCAGCGGGGAGGACAGCGGATCTCCTTATTCCACCCTGGAGGCGCAGCGGCCGCGGAGATGCCAGGCACAACTATGGACTCAGATAGCGACTGGAATTTCAGTACCACTGATGGGTTTGAACGAAGATTCTCTGTCATTGACCTTGACCAGATAGCTGCATCTTTGGCAGAGATGGAGGACGAAATTAGCACTACTAATATGCAGCCTCCACGAGAATCATTCGACGATCCGGCTGAGCGGGCAATGACCAAGGAAGACCAAGCTAACTTCGATGAGCGTGTCCGACGAGGCGCCGAAGCTATGGAGGGACTTTTCAATGAAGAGAAACCAAGCTATACGTACGAGACAAAGAATGATTTTGTCCCCATTGAGGAAAAGCAGCCGGTTTCCGACTTACCTCTCCGCACCGAAACCGATCGCTCTTCCGTCACTTCGACCTTTATCGATATTGACATTGGCTCATTTGATTCCTCGCACTATGCAGCTGGAGCTTCGTCGGCGCAGCCTTTTCAACTTGCTGATGCAGATACTATCAAGGCGAACAGATCTAGTGGTCGTCAATCCCGCAATCCTAGTGATAGTCGTTCCCGCTCATCAAGCAGTGATGTCAGTAACCGTGAAATTCAAGATTTGACTTACCAGCCCCAGAGTGGCCCGCGACCCCCAACAATGGATTGGAAATTCCCAGTTTTCATGCAAGCCCCGGAGCAGGAACCCCAAACGGAATCCCATACGGAATCCCAAACGGAATCCCAAACGGAACCCCAAATGGAAACCTCGCAGGAACCGACATCTGTGGAGCCTGAATCCACAGCAAGGCGTGCAACGATGGATTGGACCTTTCCTGTCATGACGGCGGCTACAGGCGAGGACCAGGATGGTAACGTGGATGATATGGATAACAGTCGTTATGATACTCTAAGGGCACCGGTTCTAGACCTTGAGCCTGCGGCGCCGATGCGACCCACTAGTATTGGGGAGCCTGGTGATTCTCGGCCATCCACATCGGCATCCACTCATTCTCGTGCTAGTGTGTCGATAAGCTCGGATACTGACTATGACCCGTTCCGATTTGATCGGCCTTCCACTCCACCGGGCGGCATTCCACCGCAACGGCAAATCTTGGAAAATGACTATCCAGAACTTCTAACATCTACTGATgaccaggatgatgatcagtCATCTGTGTTAGACGGACCTGGAccagatgaggaggagagcCACCCCGTTTGGCAAGATAACTCTGGCGTATCAGATCCGACTCTGCAGTCCGAGCCATTCCCGACTGCCATCCCAACAAAGGACTTAGAGCCCAACCCTCCGTTTGCCGGAAGGGATGACTCTCCATCATCCGAGCCATTACCCACAGTTCGACGCGCTCCACTTCCAAGTGCACTCGATGGAATGGAACCTATTCTATTCCCTGATCTTGTGCCTCCTCGACTTGAAGTGATGCATGAAGGGGCAGATGAGGGTGATGTGACGGCCGAGATGGATCGACTATTAGGTGATTTGTTGAGTGCGCTCTCAGCCACGGGTGAGGCACTTTCGCGCACTAGGTTCGGACCAGAAGTCGCCAATGGAAAGAGCTCGACGCCTGAGATTCCTGAGTAGTTCTTGGCCTTGGGTTGGTCGTTATTTTTGCTAATGGATGAATGC
The sequence above is a segment of the Aspergillus oryzae RIB40 DNA, chromosome 3 genome. Coding sequences within it:
- a CDS encoding putative serine/threonine protein kinase (serine/threonine protein kinase) yields the protein MDPPRGSKFLDPTSAMAAITKHKAEAIKLAREQGVAVQEMCRRAKTDTPPYEFEELIGKGAYGRVYKGHQLPSRKVVAIKVMDIDSLDYKSVRDFRDESIKDFIHETKVMKQVKDSGAKNINEIIEAISIHSQLWLVCEYCPGGSVRTLMRATGDQLDEKFLIPVARELAAGLRAIHDAGIIHRDIKAANILIHEEGRLQICDFGVAGVLQSQLDKRSTWIGTPHWMPPEMFSTRGEAHKYGSEIDVWAYGCTLFEIATGNPPNSNLRERMQIGRQLNRVAPKLENAKYSEGLKDIVSYVLESNPSNRPTMADVQLHAYIADTEEAYPTASLSELVRIYYQWSQRGGQRISLFHPGGAAAAEMPGTTMDSDSDWNFSTTDGFERRFSVIDLDQIAASLAEMEDEISTTNMQPPRESFDDPAERAMTKEDQANFDERVRRGAEAMEGLFNEEKPSYTRATPFGKITLAYQIRLCSPSHSRLPSQQRT